In one Ochotona princeps isolate mOchPri1 chromosome 16, mOchPri1.hap1, whole genome shotgun sequence genomic region, the following are encoded:
- the CBLC gene encoding E3 ubiquitin-protein ligase CBL-C, which yields MAAAAAPRGWQCGEPRALGRAVRLLQRLQEQCEDPRLSLSPPSLRDLLPRTAQLLGEVAKARRAAGGDGSARDFLVVYLDNLEAKVKQVAALLPPPGRRDANDELFREGSRLRRQLAKLALIFSHMHAELAALFPRGKYCGHEYQLAKAPAQALWREHCGARCVLPWAEFEMLLGKCHPVEAGPMALALRSTVDLTCSGHVSIFEFDIFTRLFQPWPTLLKNWQLLAVNHPGYMAFLTYDEVQARLQACRDKPGSYIFRASCTRLGQWAIGYVSSDGSIVQTIPSNKPLFQVLLKGQKDGMYLYPDGRNHNPDLSELCQTEPHQHIHVSQEQLQLYWAMDSTFELCKICAERDKDVRIEPCGHLLCSHCLAAWQHTDSHTCPFCRCEIKGQEPISIHQDQGKPATEGELGDHSEPNEREPELEQVVRSAPPLPPRRPMNEGGLAVAPLALPRLQPRLPLPLPRITTLASAPWQVPACPQAREGAGGNC from the exons ATGGCTGCGGCGGCGGCCCCGCGCGGGTGGCAGTGCGGAGAGCCCCGCGCGCTCGGCCGCGCCGTCAGGCTGCTGCAGCGCCTGCAAGAGCAGTGCGAAGACCCCCGGCTGTCTCTCAGTCCCCCCTCGCTGCGGGACCTGCTGCCCCGCACGGCGCAGTTACTCGGAGAAGTGGCCAAAGCCCGACGGGCGGCCGGCGGGGACGGCTCCGCGAGAGACTTCCTCGTCGTCTACCTGGACAACCTGGAGGCCAAGGTCAAGCAGGTGGCGGCGCTGCTGCCGCCCCCAGGACGGAGGGATGCCAACGACGAGCTCTTCCGGGAGGGTTCGAGACTCAG GCGACAGCTGGCCAAACTGGCCCTCATCTTCAGTCACATGCACGCCGAGCTGGCTGCACTCTTCCCTAGGGGCAAGTACTGTGGACACGAGTATCAGCTGGCCAAGGCCCCGGCCCAGGCCTTGTGGCGGGAGCATTGCGGAGCCCG GTGCGTGCTGCCCTGGGCTGAGTTCGAGATGCTGCTGGGGAAGTGCCACCCGGTGGAGGCCGGCCCCATGGCCCTGGCCCTGCGCTCCACTGTGGACCTCACTTGCAGTGGCCACGTGTCCATCTTTGAGTTTGACATCTTCACGAGGCTGTTCCAG ccatgGCCGACTTTGCTCAAAAACTGGCAGCTGCTGGCAGTCAACCATCCGGGCTACATGGCCTTCCTCACGTACGATGAGGTGCAGGCCCGCCTGCAAGCCTGCAGAGACAAGCCGGGCAG CTACATCTTCCGGGCAAGCTGCACGCGCTTGGGACAGTGGGCCATCGGCTACGTGAGCTCCGACGGCAGCATCGTGCAGACCATCCCTTCCAACAAGCCCCTATTCCAGGTGCTCCTGAAAGGCCAAAAGGACGGCAT GTACCTATACCCAGACGGGAGGAACCATAACCCCGACCTGAGTGAGCTCTGCCAGACAGAGCCCCACCAGCACATCCACGTGTCCCAG gagcagctgcagctgtACTGGGCCATGGACTCCACCTTTGAGCTCTGCAAGATCTGCGCTGAGAGAGACAAGGATGTGAGGATTGAGCCATGCGGCCACCTGCTCTGCAGCCACTGCCTAGCTGCCTGGCAG CACACAGACAGTCACACCTGCCCCTTCTGCCGCTGTGAGATCAAGGGCCAGGAGCCCATCAGTATCCACCAGGACCAGGGGAAGCCAGCCACTGAGGGAGAGCTGGGGGATCACAGCGAGCCAAACGagagggagccagagctggagcag GTGGTCCGCTCTGCTCCCCCGCTGCCCCCCAGGAGGCCCATGAATGAAGGCGGGCTGGCCGTG GcgcccctggccctgcccagacTCCAGCCCCGGCTTCCGCTTCCCTTGCCCAGAATCACGACTTTGGCCTCAGCCCCGTGGCAAGTCCCCGCCTGCCCCCAggccagggaaggggctggagg AAACTGctga
- the BCAM gene encoding basal cell adhesion molecule, with product MEPPDSRTRARRGPRLLLLALLLAASPGAQAKMQVLVPPLVEVMRGDLVTLDCKPHVSQNRYVLEWFLTDRSGVRRLVASAEPQGSEFQGTVHDSWGRSPPYQLDSQGRLILPTAQVGDERDYVCVVRAGAAGTAEATARLRVFAKPETTEVSPNKGTLSVMEETAQEIATCNSLNGNPVPEITWYRDGQRLEVPTEVNSEGYMTTRRVREASGLFSLSSTLYLRLHKADREARFHCAAHYSLPSGLHGRLDSPEFRLILHYPTEKVQFGVGSPATAEGWVLEGDSIQLLCQGDGSPSPEYTFFHLQGEQEKMLNMNLEGNLTLTGVYRNQSGSYGCRVEDYDAPEDAQLSQTGKLHVAYLDPLELSAAEELSLFQGSSTTVNCSAHGLPTPALRWTKDSTPLEEGPMLPLNSVTFDSMGTYVCEASVPTMPLLTRTRAFQLLVQGTPELRAEEIEPKAESGWREGDEVTLVCSARGHPVPKLTWSQLGGSPAEPALTEQGWVSSSLTLKVTSTLSREGVFCEAANPHGRVRHVFHFGTVAPQTAQAGVAVMAVAVSVGLLLIVVAGFYCMRRKGRPGCCRCGEKGAPPPGEPELSRSGPEQTGLLMGGGSAGARGGSGGFGDEC from the exons ATGGAGCCCCCGGACTCCCGGACCCGGGCGCGCAGGGGCCCGCGGCTGCTGTTGCTCGCACTGCTGTTGGCGGCGTCCCCAG GTGCACAGGCCAAGATGCAAGTGTTGGTGCCTCCTCTGGTGGAGGTGATGCGTGGGGACCTGGTCACCCTGGACTGCAAGCCCCATGTGTCCCAGAACCGCTATGTCCTAGAGTGGTTTTTG acAGACCGCTCTGGGGTCCGGCGCCTGGTGGCTTCAGCTGAGCCCCAGGGCTCAGAGTTCCAGGGTACTGTGCATGACTCCTGGGGCCGTAGTCCCCCATACCAGCTGGACTCCCAGGGGCGCCTGATACTGCCCACGGCCCAGGTGGGCGACGAGCGGGactatgtgtgtgtggtgagggcaGGGGCAGCGGGCACCGCTGAGGCCACCGCCCGGCTCCGTGTGTTCG CCAAGCCAGAGACCACCGAGGTTTCCCCCAACAAAGGGACCCTGTCTGTGATGGAGGAGACTGCTCAGGAG ATTGCCACCTGCAACAGCCTGAACGGGAACCCGGTCCCCGAGATCACCTGGTACCGGGATGGGCAGCGCCTAGAGGTGCCCACAGAGGTGAACTCAG AGGGCTACATGACCACCCGCAGGGTGCGGGAGGCCTCGGGCCTCTTTTCCCTGAGCAGCACGCTCTACCTGCGGCTCCACAAGGCCGACCGTGAGGCCCGCTTCCACTGTGCGGCCCACTATAGCCTGCCCTCAGGCCTCCACGGCCGCCTGGACAGCCCCGAGTTCCGCCTCATTCTGCACT ATCCTACGGAGAAGGTGCAGTTCGGGGTGGGCAGCCCAGCTACCGCGGAGGGCTGGGTGCTCGAGGGCGACTCCATCCAGTTGCTCTGCCAGGGGGACGGCAGCCCCAGCCCGGAATATACATTCTTCCACCTTCAG GGGGAGCAGGAGAAAATGCTGAACATGAATCTCGAGGGGAACCTCACCCTGACAGGGGTGTACCGGAACCAAAGCGGGAGCTACGGCTGCAGAGTAGAAGATTACGACGCCCCTGAGGACGCCCAGCTCTCCCAGACTGGGAAGCTGCACGTGGCCT ACCTGGACCCCTTGGAGCTGAGTGCGGCTGAGGAACTATCCCTGTTCCAGGGCAGCAGCACCACCGTGAACTGCTCTGCCCACGGCCTGCCAACCCCTGCCCTGCGCTGGACCAAG gaCTCAACACCGCTGGAGGAAGGCCCCATGCTTCCGCTCAACTCCGTCACCTTCGACTCTATGGGCACCTATGTGTGCGAGGCCTCCGTGCCCACCATGCCCCTGCTCACCCGCACTCgagccttccagctgctggtccaAG GGACCCCAGAGTTAAGGGCAGAAGAGATTGAGCCCAAGGCAGAAAGTGGCTGGAGAGAAGGGGATGAAGTCACTCTGGTCTGCTCTGCCCGCGGCCACCCGGTGCCCAAGCTGACCTGGAGCCAGCTGGGAGGCAGT ccagcagagccagcccTCACCGAGCAGGGCTGGGTGAGCAGCTCCCTGACCCTGAAGGTGACCAGCACCCTGAGCCGTGAGGGCGTCTTCTGTGAGGCTGCCAACCCCCACGGGCGTGTCCGGCATGTCTTCCACTTCGGTACCG TGGCCCCCCAGACCGCTCAGGCTGGAGTGGCCGTCATGGCCGTGGCCGTCAGTGTGGGCCTCCTGCTGATCGTCGTGGCGGGCTTCTACTGCATGAGACGCAAGGGGCGCCCCGGCTGCTGTCGGTGTGGGGAGAAGGGGGCTCC gccacctggggagccgGAGTTGAGCCGCTCAGGGCCCGAGCAGACCGGCCTTCTCATGGGAGGCGGctctgcaggagccaggggcgGCAGCGGGGGCTTCGGAGATGAG TGCTGA